TAACACAAGGGTGTGTGGGACAcattttttatatcttggtgggacACCGGATGTCCCCACGAGGATATGAATATCgaggatatttttttcttacattatTTGCCAAGAGACTTTCTTTTAAAGTTAGGTGTAGATGCTTATCActgtcaatggaaggtcctcacaaggacaGCAAGACggacgtctgtgtgtgtgtgtgtgtgtgtgtgtgtgtgagacagaacCCAACTGGGCCCCCAACATCACGCTCTTGCTACTCTCAGTGCTCGAATATAGCTGCGGCTATGTAGGGGCCTCGGCCATGGTGACAGATCTCGCCCCCTCTGCCCTCTGGACTACATAAAACATGAGTACAGTGACATGTCTGGCGCAAAAAGGCAcaatgacacacagacacgttcTACTGCTGCCATTCAGTGTCCTCAAGACTTTTAcggacactcaaagtgcttcacATAGTATGTgtacacaccagctattagtggagagtgGTGTAGCCAGTTcagggatggggattattactgggccatgatagagaaggttCTTCCCCATctcttttacgagaagtgtAAAGACCACAGaaagtcaggacctcggtttaacgtctcatctgaaagacggtgctgtaCTGCGGCATTAGgtcccacacagaccacagggttagcgccccctgctggcctcactaataccacttccagcagcactgcattacatttatggcatttggtagacgcccttatcatatataaatgagataaatgtaagagcgacttacatttatctcatttatacaactgagcaattgagagttaagggccttgctcaagggcccaacagtggtagcttgaactcctgaccttctgagcTGAAACcgagagcctttaaccactgagccaccacttcccCTTTAAATTTGaccatccaggtactgaccacgctcaaccctgcttagctccagtgggaaaccaggtgagaagcGCAGGGAGATATGACTCTGGTACGAAGGAACAAAGTGTGCTTTTCGGCAGGAcaaagcagtaaaaaaaaaaacccaataaataaataaataaataaatcccgaATGCTGAATACTGTAGAGCTATTCAAAAAATGTCACTTATATCATCATTTATTCTGGTATTTTATTCGAAACGTTCGAAACATAGGAACTCTCCTCAGAAGAACTCGCGCTGACGGCGAACACGGGCTCGTCTTCGTCTGTTACGTCTCAGCAAACCAAACGACTGCGACCGTAGACAAATTCATCTAGCGTTCCCTGCCCTGTGTTTCCCATAAACCTAATCCTTTCtcgactttatttatttattttgacccATTTCAAGTCATttagcttctttctagaaatagatatttaaaatgagcaaaaacgATCTACCAATAGACCCAGACTATTCGGTTTGATGATCACGAGGTCTGTGGTTTATTGTGATCTTATACAATCATACATTATAATCAGATAATTCTGTATGAAGGATTTGATCTGATAAAATTATTAACCCATAGTCACCATGTGACTctagatactgtgtgtgtgtgtgtgtgtgtgtgtggggtgctTGGGTACTCACAGGGAAGAGGACGATGGGAACGGTGAGCGTTACAGCTGTCAGCACGGCGAGACGCACACACAGGAGCATGGTGTCAAACTTATAAACCTTGGTAAAGGTGTGCAGCAGCTCTGCCTCCACATTATCTGTgtgtcaaagtgtgtgtgtgtgtgtgtgagagaaagagaagagcgTGGTGagaacaataataatcacatctcatacatGCTGATAATACAGAACATTACTGCTATGGTTACCAAACACTGTctgttgtgtgtgcgtgtgtgtgtgtgtgtgtgtgtgtgaggaggatgTACCATAGAATGTGAGGTAGCCAAACAGCGCCGACAGCATGTACATGATCAGCATGGCCAGAATCGACAGGTTGGAAACGTTTTGCATTTTCTTCCGACTGCGACTGTAAAACGAACGAGACGCGAACACTCTAGTGAACTTTTCTTCTTATCTGTATGTCGATCTACTCAAGCGAGGTATGAAAAGGTACTCACTCTTTGAGCTCGCTGTAAATGGGAAGGATTTCCGGGTGACACACGAAGGCAAACGCCAGAATAGGGATAGTGTATGAAGTCTGGAAGAGGAAACGCACAGAAAACGTGTGAGACATACCGAGGCCACGTGTCACGCgaaaggaataaaagacttttcCGGACGCACTGTTACAGACAAATAAGCGTTGGCGTGCCGTGTGATGCTAATCagcaccttctaaccaatcagctTCAAGAATCCGACAGCACGacggtataaaaaaaaaacaaaacgccaTATTACCAACATTATCATCGTCCTTTTGTGAGTTTTAAATATTGTGTAGTTGGATTGCGAGCCCTCACCTGGGAGTTGAACACAAAGTATTTGGGCGTGCACATGTCCTCGTGGTCGTCCGGGTGAGAGGTGTAGTGGACGCCAGAGACGGGTACGGCGGTAGAACGGGGATCCGGGTGAATGCCGCTCAGGTCTGCCCGAGAGAACTCCATCAGAGCCGAGCTGTTATGCAACGCATACGGATTCATCAGCTCCGACCCGTTTAGACTCGTATTGGCCGAGTGGTGGAAGAAGAACGGCAGAGGACAGGGGAGCTGGGTCTTCTTATAAATCAGCtgacacacacaatataaatcGATAAAGATAGAGCGAGCCTTTAAAAATCGGAATGCATCAAAcaagaataaaaacacttacCACGCCCAGAAAGAAGACcatacaggagagagagaagccaCTGGTGTAGCCGAGGTATCCTGCACGACGAGAGCGGGACAGACATGAGACACGCAGGTGGAAAAATACACCAGGTGAAAAGTTTGAAACCTAGCGAAACAGTGCGAAGAACAGGGCTTACCCAGGTTCTTGAGCAGGGCCAGGGGTAGGATGACTCCAGCAGACACGAACACGACCAGGTAATTCCCGTTCAGATACCACTCCCTACAGCAGAGGAGAAACCACACAACACACTCTCACCCGCTCAGCAATCTCACACAAACCTTATCGTACGAATATTCTATACAGCGCACAGGCTGTAAAGGTGAGGGGGCGCAAACTTTTGCAcgatataaaataattaaaaaacaacaacaaaaaaaaaacgtaaacaCTGATGTAGAATCTATGGGCGCTTCAGTTAAGCAGTTAAGCAAACTAATTTTGTCACATCGATACGATTTGACACCCTccgttaatattggcacccctgaatatgtaaatatgtgtaaaagaaggctgtgaagaaTTGTCTTGATTTGccgaaccttttgatcttttgttaaagattcacgaaaatactctgctctcatggatatcgaactattgcaaacaaaacaggtgtgCGACGaaatatagttgtgcaacaattattggcgcCTATCCGAATTCACATGAGAAAGGACTGATAGGAATCACAACGGGTTGCCTCCACTCACCCAGAATTCTCCTCGAGTCTCAGGAAGGCTCGGATAACCTCCGGCAGCTCGTATTTCACTATGAACAGGTAGCTGGACATGGCTGGGCAAAGACAGTTTCATCACAATCTGTTCACACTGGACAGCTGAGCAAGTGTAAAAGTCCCAACAGACTGCGTGGATCAGTTATTACAGCACAGTAAAGACTGAAAAGCAGTCACAGCTGTGCCTCATCTCCTCACCTCCAATATTCTGCATGATTATAGACCCAAACGCCGCCATTTTCCCCGGCCAGCCGAACGCCCTTTCACCCAGCTTTTCATAGATAAGGGAGCCTGGAAAATacgttaaaaaaattatatgcgTACAAAATAACCCCGAACACCCCTGCGATACcatttatatctatatctagCAATAGAAAAGAACACGCCTACGATATCAATTatgttcttgtgtgtgtgtgtgtgtgtgtgtgtgtgtgtaagttaaTGATTACCTCCTTCTTTAGCTGTCACAAGCAGCAGGTGAATAGAGTAGAGTGACAGAATGGCAACAGCGAAGAGAAGAACACTGCAGGACAAAGTGAGACATTAAAATCGGACATTAACCACAAGAAATAATATGAAGGTGTACTTTACGACGCTCTCAGATTGGTCCGTGTGAAGCGGCACACCACGGGTTAACGGACGGTGGTTATGCGGAGgttatttttaaatccagtgTACATTCAGGAGAGGCCATCGATCTCCTCCTACATTCTAACATCAACCTGTGTATTCCTGTCAACCTTCACTACTTGATATCTGTCACAGTGTTAAAGAGAAGGTGACAGAGCGCATGAGtgaaagagagcaagaaaaagaagaagagttgAAGGGAAGCCTCAGTATCGGGTTACCGGGCACCAGGAGCGTATACACAGAACGGAAATAGCCACCTGACGTAGGCGAGAGTAGAAGAGTGATGGAGACGAGGCCAAACGCTGACCCGCTAGTCAGGTGAAAACCGGATCTAGCGCCGACGACGgtgtcctcttcatcctcaaGCTGTGAGGGGAATGTGAGGGCCCCGCGGGGGAACGTGCGCGGAGCCGAGCAGTCCAGCTGACTgccatcagtcagtcagtcagcgCATGCTCAAGGCAACGATGTCCAGACGGGCACGGAAACACAGCCCTCTCTTAACGTCTACCTCTCGCTGTCATATTCTCCGTCTCCACGTTTCAGCGTTTCGTTCAGTCAGCACCCCGGTCCGCAAGAGCTTAGAGACGGGAAGTTCCTCAGCCAAAAATAGTCCTGGCTGAGAAAGTTCTGCGAGTGCACGCTTACACGAGATGCACTTACGGCTAATATCATATACGGAACACTAAAGTCAAACGTGGAGGTCACAAAGTCACGGAGATCAAAAACAGGGCTAGATTAACCCTTctggatgataataataataataataataataataataggtttcCTTGATTGCCTAAAATCTTTTGCATTCGTGTACTATTCTTCATTTCTTACACCAGTCTTTAGCGTTACATCCAGAGCGACCAAAACGCTGCTCGGACGTCACACCGTAAACTAGAATCGGATGTTCTCCGGTTCGTATACGTAAAACAGCGTCCGGATCTCACTCGCGACAAGATTCCGACACCGTTCCGATACCCTACTGAGCAGAAGCGCAACACgctgcacacacacttacaaaaaGAGGATGATTCCAGTGTTGGCCATGGCGAAAGACAGGCCCAGGATCCCACTTCCCATGATGGCGTTACTGAGGTTAAACACAGACATCC
The genomic region above belongs to Ictalurus punctatus breed USDA103 chromosome 14, Coco_2.0, whole genome shotgun sequence and contains:
- the slc38a4 gene encoding sodium-coupled neutral amino acid transporter 4, which encodes MERMELKKVSTEVDDDSNDSLDECYARPIDSEKATMNSQFLDEEDAESQKFLTNGIVKKKKFEEYHEEYHPGHTSFGMSVFNLSNAIMGSGILGLSFAMANTGIILFFVLLFAVAILSLYSIHLLLVTAKEGGSLIYEKLGERAFGWPGKMAAFGSIIMQNIGAMSSYLFIVKYELPEVIRAFLRLEENSGEWYLNGNYLVVFVSAGVILPLALLKNLGYLGYTSGFSLSCMVFFLGVLIYKKTQLPCPLPFFFHHSANTSLNGSELMNPYALHNSSALMEFSRADLSGIHPDPRSTAVPVSGVHYTSHPDDHEDMCTPKYFVFNSQTSYTIPILAFAFVCHPEILPIYSELKDRSRKKMQNVSNLSILAMLIMYMLSALFGYLTFYDNVEAELLHTFTKVYKFDTMLLCVRLAVLTAVTLTVPIVLFPIRSSITTLLFAGREFSWIRHILIAACILAFNNVLVICVPTIRDIFGFIGASAATMLIFILPAAFYLRLVKSVPFRSTQKISAVIFLIVGVIFMIGSLSLIILDWIHNPPGSGGGH